One Spea bombifrons isolate aSpeBom1 chromosome 1, aSpeBom1.2.pri, whole genome shotgun sequence DNA window includes the following coding sequences:
- the MAB21L2 gene encoding protein mab-21-like 2, whose protein sequence is MIAAQAKLVYQLNKYYTERCQARKAAIAKTIREVCKVVSDVLKEVEVQEPRFISSLTEIDARYEGLEVVSPTEFEVVLYLNQMGVFNFVDDGSLPGCAVLKLSDGRKRSMSLWVEFITASGYLSARKIRSRFQTLVAQAVDKCSYRDVVKMIADTSEVRLRIRERYVVQITPAFKCTGIWPRSAAQWPLPHIPWPGPNRVAEVKAEGFNLLSKECYSLTGKQSSAESDAWVLQFAEAENRLLLGGCRNKCLSLLKTLRDRHLELPGQPLNNYHMKTLLLYECEKHPRETDWDEACLGDRLNGILLQLISCLQCRRCPHYFLPNLDLFQGKPHSALESAAKQTWRLAREILTNPKSLDKL, encoded by the coding sequence ATGATCGCCGCCCAGGCCAAGCTGGTCTACCAGCTGAACAAATACTACACGGAGCGGTGCCAGGCCAGGAAGGCTGCCATAGCCAAGACCATCCGGGAGGTGTGCAAGGTGGTGTCCGACGTCCTGAAGGAGGTGGAGGTGCAGGAGCCCCGCTTCATCAGCTCCCTCACCGAGATAGACGCCAGGTACGAGGGGCTTGAGGTGGTATCCCCTACAGAGTTCGAGGTGGTCCTCTACCTTAATCAGATGGGGGTGTTCAACTTCGTGGATGACGGCTCCCTGCCGGGCTGCGCGGTGCTCAAGCTCAGTGATGGCAGGAAGAGGAGCATGTCCCTCTGGGTGGAGTTCATCACGGCCTCCGGTTACCTCTCCGCCCGCAAGATCCGCTCCCGTTTCCAGACGTTGGTGGCCCAGGCCGTGGACAAGTGCAGCTACCGGGACGTGGTGAAGATGATCGCCGACACCAGCGAGGTGAGGCTTCGCATCCGGGAGCGCTACGTGGTGCAGATCACCCCCGCCTTCAAGTGCACCGGCATCTGGCCCCGCAGCGCGGCTCAGTGGCCCCTGCCCCACATCCCATGGCCGGGGCCCAACAGGGTAGCAGAGGTGAAGGCCGAGGGTTTCAACTTGCTGTCCAAAGAGTGCTACTCCCTGACCGGCAAGCAGAGCTCCGCGGAGAGCGATGCCTGGGTGCTGCAGTTCGCCGAGGCCGAGAACCGCTTGCTGCTGGGGGGCTGCAGGAATAAGTGCTTATCCCTCCTGAAGACCCTGAGGGACAGACACCTGGAGCTGCCGGGGCAGCCCCTGAACAACTATCACATGAAGACCCTGCTGCTCTACGAGTGCGAGAAGCACCCCAGAGAGACCGACTGGGACGAAGCCTGTTTGGGGGACCGACTGAACGGCATCCTCCTGCAGCTCATCTCCTGCCTGCAATGCCGCAGGTGCCCGCACTACTTCCTCCCCAACCTGGACCTCTTCCAGGGCAAGCCCCATTCGGCGCTAGAGAGCGCAGCCaagcagacctggaggctggcACGGGAGATCCTCACCAACCCCAAGAGCCTGGACAAGTTATGA